A region from the Acidobacteriota bacterium genome encodes:
- a CDS encoding DUF1820 family protein yields MSKETIYRVNFVSQGEVYEVYARNVSQGGLFGFVEIEELIFGERSKLLIDSSEERLKTEFEGVRRVYVPLHSVLRIDEVEKAGRGRITSGEGKVATFPMAIMPPGTKRD; encoded by the coding sequence TTGAGCAAGGAAACGATCTACCGGGTGAATTTCGTCAGCCAGGGAGAGGTCTACGAGGTCTATGCCCGAAACGTGTCGCAAGGGGGCCTGTTCGGCTTCGTCGAGATCGAAGAGCTGATATTCGGAGAGCGTTCAAAGCTCCTCATCGACTCCTCGGAGGAACGGCTCAAGACCGAGTTCGAGGGCGTGCGTCGGGTCTACGTACCGTTACACTCGGTTCTCCGCATCGACGAGGTCGAAAAGGCCGGCCGAGGGCGCATCACTTCGGGCGAGGGAAAGGTCGCGACTTTTCCGATGGCAATCATGCCGCCCGGCACGAAACGCGACTGA
- the lepB gene encoding signal peptidase I → MNEIVTKTLKRWWTEWLRSVLLIVIIITSFRSAVADWNDVPTGSMKPTIFEGDRIVVNKLAYDLKIPFTTYRLFSWAEPARGDIVVLYSPVDGKRLVKRVIGIPGDTVSMIDDHLIVNGDAVSYAPPSPELITGPTPGGTGKLIALERLGENPHAVMIPFGAHCRPTFAPVTVPRGAYFLMGDNRDESYDSRYFGSVPGKQIVGRATAVAASVDPERHFRPRWNRFFRELR, encoded by the coding sequence GTGAACGAAATAGTGACGAAGACGCTCAAGAGATGGTGGACCGAGTGGTTGCGATCCGTGCTTCTGATCGTGATCATCATCACCTCGTTCAGATCGGCGGTGGCGGACTGGAACGACGTCCCGACTGGCTCGATGAAGCCGACGATCTTCGAGGGCGACCGCATTGTCGTTAACAAGCTGGCCTACGACCTGAAGATTCCGTTCACCACCTACCGCCTGTTCTCTTGGGCCGAACCGGCGCGAGGTGACATCGTTGTTTTGTATTCGCCAGTCGACGGGAAACGACTCGTCAAACGGGTGATCGGAATCCCCGGCGACACCGTCTCGATGATCGACGATCACCTGATTGTGAATGGCGACGCCGTGTCCTACGCACCACCATCACCCGAGCTCATCACCGGCCCGACGCCCGGCGGCACGGGCAAGTTGATCGCGTTGGAGCGTCTTGGAGAAAATCCGCATGCCGTGATGATCCCCTTTGGCGCCCACTGCCGACCGACCTTTGCGCCGGTCACAGTACCCCGCGGCGCCTACTTCCTGATGGGCGACAACCGCGACGAAAGCTATGACTCCCGGTACTTTGGTTCGGTCCCCGGCAAACAGATCGTCGGCCGCGCGACTGCCGTCGCAGCATCAGTCGATCCGGAACGTCACTTCCGACCCCGTTGGAATCGGTTCTTCCGCGAACTGCGTTGA
- a CDS encoding IgA Peptidase M64, giving the protein MIRKFVSALVATLSLAPFSWADETFDRNFDNATLRIDFFHTGNAEKEIVTFDRLYRQGEWAGPRTKLLDPFPYGSYLVEATDPADGSVLFSKGFDSYFGEYRTTSGASDGVMRTYHESVLLPFPRRPIEVRISARQRDSSCALLNNISVDPTSVHISTEPPTRDAVVVEVHLGGPAHAVLDITILGEGYAASEIETFKTDLEHASATLLAHPPFNANRAHISVRGVLAPSAESGCDEPSRGVYRSTSLGASFNSLGSERYMLTEDNRSMRDVAANAPYDALIIMVNHDRYGGGGIYNLFCTFTAHSDWADYLLLHEFGHSFAGLADEYYSSSVAYNDFYPRGHEPHEPNITALLDPSELKWRDLIEAGTALPTPWGKEAFDREDSAYQEERTELNKTIGEASRAGASEEKLRELRDIETRHAAVHSQWVEKYLASRPSAGIVGAFEGAGYSSTGLYRPMIDCLMFSRRAQPYCRVCERAVEAMILRYTE; this is encoded by the coding sequence ATGATCCGAAAATTCGTGTCCGCACTCGTCGCCACCCTTTCTCTGGCGCCGTTTTCGTGGGCCGACGAGACCTTCGACCGCAACTTCGATAACGCCACTTTGAGAATCGACTTCTTCCATACGGGCAACGCCGAAAAAGAGATTGTGACCTTCGATCGCCTCTACCGTCAGGGGGAGTGGGCCGGCCCTCGGACCAAGCTGCTGGACCCGTTCCCCTACGGTTCGTACCTCGTCGAGGCGACCGATCCTGCGGACGGCTCAGTGCTCTTTTCCAAGGGTTTCGATAGTTACTTCGGTGAATACCGCACCACGTCCGGCGCCTCAGATGGTGTAATGAGGACCTACCACGAATCCGTACTGCTGCCGTTTCCAAGACGGCCGATCGAGGTCCGGATCAGCGCCCGACAACGAGATAGCTCGTGCGCGCTGCTGAACAATATTTCGGTCGACCCCACGTCGGTTCACATCTCGACGGAACCGCCGACGAGAGACGCCGTCGTCGTCGAGGTACACCTCGGAGGACCGGCCCACGCGGTCCTCGACATCACGATTCTCGGAGAGGGATACGCAGCGAGCGAAATCGAGACCTTCAAAACCGACCTCGAGCATGCGTCGGCGACACTGCTCGCCCACCCGCCCTTCAACGCGAACCGGGCACACATCAGCGTTCGCGGCGTGCTGGCGCCCTCGGCCGAGAGCGGCTGTGACGAACCCTCGCGTGGCGTCTACCGGTCGACCTCCCTGGGAGCGTCGTTCAATTCGCTCGGATCCGAGCGCTACATGTTGACCGAGGACAACAGGTCGATGCGAGATGTCGCCGCCAACGCGCCGTACGATGCCCTGATCATCATGGTGAACCATGACCGCTACGGTGGTGGAGGTATCTACAACCTCTTCTGCACCTTCACCGCACACTCGGACTGGGCCGATTACCTCCTCCTGCACGAGTTTGGTCACTCCTTCGCCGGCCTCGCCGACGAGTACTACAGTTCGTCGGTGGCGTATAACGACTTCTACCCTCGCGGCCACGAGCCGCACGAGCCGAATATCACCGCACTTCTGGACCCTTCCGAACTCAAGTGGCGAGATCTGATTGAGGCAGGCACCGCCCTTCCCACGCCTTGGGGCAAAGAAGCATTCGATAGAGAGGATTCGGCCTACCAAGAGGAGAGGACCGAGCTCAACAAGACGATCGGAGAAGCATCCAGAGCCGGAGCCTCGGAGGAAAAGCTCCGGGAACTACGCGACATCGAGACCCGCCACGCCGCTGTCCACAGCCAGTGGGTCGAGAAATATCTTGCATCGAGGCCATCGGCGGGGATTGTCGGGGCATTCGAGGGAGCGGGTTACTCCTCGACCGGTCTCTACAGGCCGATGATTGATTGCCTGATGTTCTCGCGACGTGCACAGCCGTACTGCAGGGTATGCGAACGGGCGGTCGAAGCCATGATACTGCGATACACCGAATGA